The proteins below come from a single Chryseobacterium capnotolerans genomic window:
- a CDS encoding DoxX family protein produces MDKKLKQWFSSTQGGWGPLILRLTLGIVLFPHAAQKLFGWFDGPGLQGEMQYMTTHVGLPPFIAVIAIAIECLGTFCILLGIGTKITSIAIFFLFIGMIVVDHASHGFFMNWFGKMPAGAEGFEYHLLVLGICLTLIIQGGGKYSMEKQSI; encoded by the coding sequence ATGGACAAAAAACTCAAACAATGGTTCTCATCCACCCAGGGAGGATGGGGCCCCCTAATCCTTCGTCTCACCTTAGGAATTGTATTATTTCCACATGCCGCTCAAAAACTATTCGGATGGTTTGATGGGCCTGGATTACAGGGTGAAATGCAGTATATGACAACCCATGTAGGGCTTCCACCATTCATAGCGGTTATAGCTATTGCTATAGAATGTTTAGGAACTTTTTGTATACTATTGGGAATTGGGACGAAAATTACATCCATCGCCATATTCTTTTTATTTATAGGAATGATTGTGGTGGATCATGCTTCTCATGGATTCTTCATGAACTGGTTCGGAAAAATGCCAGCCGGAGCAGAAGGCTTTGAATACCATCTATTAGTATTGGGGATCTGTCTCACTCTCATCATACAAGGAGGAGGTAAATATTCAATGGAAAAACAGTCCATATAA
- a CDS encoding Crp/Fnr family transcriptional regulator: MSTPYESILNHISQYVTLSESEKERLCSSLEYKKFRRRQYLLQEGQLCTHDYFVISGCMRQYEVSANGRENTVQFAFENWWISDWNSMLYPQPSVYNIEAMENSEVLMIEKNELEKLYVEIPPLESYFRKILLNAFISLQKRILFQQKTAEERYLEFIKSYGWFEQRLSQQHIASFLGITRETLNRLKGQQHKDH; this comes from the coding sequence ATGTCAACGCCTTACGAAAGCATCTTAAATCATATCAGCCAATATGTAACTTTATCAGAATCTGAAAAAGAGAGACTATGCTCTTCATTGGAGTATAAAAAGTTCAGACGCAGGCAATATCTTTTACAGGAAGGACAACTATGCACTCATGATTATTTTGTAATAAGCGGTTGTATGCGTCAATACGAAGTGAGTGCTAACGGTCGGGAAAACACTGTGCAGTTTGCATTTGAAAACTGGTGGATATCAGATTGGAACAGCATGCTTTACCCCCAACCATCCGTATATAATATTGAAGCGATGGAAAATTCAGAAGTTTTGATGATAGAAAAGAACGAACTGGAAAAACTATATGTAGAAATACCACCATTGGAAAGCTACTTTCGTAAAATACTTCTGAATGCTTTCATCTCGCTTCAAAAAAGAATACTATTCCAGCAAAAAACAGCTGAGGAAAGATATCTGGAATTCATCAAATCCTATGGCTGGTTTGAACAGCGGCTTTCTCAGCAGCATATTGCTTCTTTTTTAGGAATTACCCGGGAGACTTTAAACCGTCTCAAAGGACAGCAACATAAAGATCATTAG
- the glsA gene encoding glutaminase A gives MKKNSFLFSAKGILIAGFLSLNIVMYAQKTADVSTISEKTLSSILEKNRNYYTQGKVADYIPELGKMDAKAIAFSVVDKNGKIFNTGDVSKKFTMQSISKIIALMVAVNERGETNVFDKIGYFGSDKPFNHFSNLETTGKPLNPMMNAGAILTTSLISGEGEKPFLKVLDMVRYITKNPGIDYNKSVYESEKSTGHRNRGMFYIMKNSGLISGNEDQLDNYFKQCSIELTAEDLAKIGYFFANQCVRFDGDTQYKNADTAKLIESQMLTAGMYEFSGEYSRMVGLPSKSGVGGGITVSVPGKMGIGVFSPALDQHGNSLAGYHIILDLAKQYGLSIF, from the coding sequence ATGAAAAAAAATAGCTTTTTATTTTCCGCCAAAGGAATTCTTATTGCAGGATTTTTGTCCTTAAATATAGTGATGTACGCTCAAAAAACAGCAGATGTTTCAACCATTTCAGAAAAAACATTAAGCAGCATCCTGGAAAAGAACAGAAATTATTACACTCAGGGTAAAGTAGCTGACTATATTCCTGAATTGGGCAAAATGGACGCTAAAGCTATTGCCTTTTCTGTAGTTGATAAAAATGGAAAAATATTTAACACGGGTGATGTTAGCAAAAAGTTCACCATGCAAAGCATTTCCAAGATCATTGCTCTAATGGTTGCTGTAAATGAAAGAGGGGAAACAAACGTCTTTGACAAAATAGGTTATTTCGGATCAGACAAACCCTTCAATCATTTTTCCAACCTTGAAACCACCGGTAAGCCTCTTAATCCGATGATGAATGCCGGAGCCATTCTTACCACATCTCTCATCTCCGGTGAAGGTGAAAAACCCTTCCTTAAAGTACTGGACATGGTTCGATACATTACCAAGAATCCTGGCATTGATTACAACAAATCTGTATATGAATCTGAAAAATCTACAGGACATCGTAACCGTGGCATGTTCTACATCATGAAAAACAGCGGATTGATTTCAGGAAATGAAGACCAGCTGGATAATTACTTCAAACAGTGTTCTATTGAACTTACCGCTGAAGACCTGGCGAAAATCGGATATTTCTTTGCCAATCAGTGTGTACGTTTTGATGGAGACACTCAGTATAAAAACGCTGACACTGCCAAACTGATAGAATCTCAAATGCTGACCGCCGGAATGTACGAATTCAGTGGCGAATACTCCCGAATGGTAGGACTTCCAAGCAAATCCGGAGTAGGCGGCGGAATCACCGTAAGTGTTCCCGGAAAAATGGGAATCGGAGTATTCAGTCCTGCTTTGGATCAACATGGAAATTCATTGGCAGGATACCATATCATTCTGGATCTGGCAAAACAATATGGGTTGAGCATTTTTTAA
- a CDS encoding ArnT family glycosyltransferase: protein MKKYSKEIMIIVIVLLSRLPFIFNSLGTDLDAWREVYTGKVLHEDHIYDVSRFPGYPFPEFLYSLVYQYPYWVINLLSVAFTAGCSLYLFKILNLLKIKHSFLIALAFPFVPIIYLSSTVAMEYNWSLFFLLGCVYYLLHKKLWLSALLFGLMVSTRFNNIIFLPAFVFLSYTYSERNIKRALQFSVLSFIFTCTLFSPVILKYGTSFLQSYSDSAVSIGSMLSLATLYLYGTLGILAILLGLIIQLFKGGYPNIKNLPQNNFAVFCILMIVSNLVFFIKYPLEAGYLIPSVPFVLILLQYILNDKLIKPVLTALFLSPFLIHVTAKKVQLTGGVFINENYEDQELAYCKDVIREIKIHAAKQPAIFHLGNFSEQIALMGNFQKNSNIKIVKYLSPKDQEDIIHKKLPLYYIDTGNAKEENSKTHMLDRYGILFHKDFELKR, encoded by the coding sequence ATGAAAAAATACTCTAAGGAAATAATGATAATAGTCATTGTATTATTATCAAGGTTACCTTTTATTTTTAACAGTCTGGGAACTGATTTAGACGCCTGGAGAGAAGTATATACAGGAAAAGTATTACATGAAGACCATATTTATGATGTTTCCCGCTTTCCCGGATATCCGTTTCCTGAATTTTTATATTCATTAGTATATCAATATCCATATTGGGTGATCAACTTATTATCAGTTGCATTTACAGCAGGCTGCAGCTTATATCTCTTTAAGATTTTGAATCTTTTGAAAATAAAACATTCTTTTCTTATTGCCTTGGCATTTCCATTTGTACCTATTATCTATCTCTCCAGCACAGTAGCCATGGAATACAATTGGTCTTTATTCTTTTTACTGGGATGCGTTTATTATCTTCTCCATAAAAAGCTTTGGCTTTCTGCTTTACTTTTCGGCCTTATGGTAAGCACGAGGTTCAACAATATTATTTTTCTTCCGGCCTTTGTTTTCCTATCATATACTTACTCTGAAAGAAATATCAAAAGGGCATTACAATTCTCTGTCTTAAGCTTTATTTTCACCTGCACTTTATTTTCACCCGTTATTTTAAAATATGGTACCAGCTTCCTTCAAAGTTATAGCGACTCAGCAGTTAGTATTGGAAGCATGTTAAGCCTGGCCACCTTATATCTGTATGGAACTTTAGGAATACTTGCCATTCTTTTAGGTTTAATTATCCAGTTATTTAAAGGAGGTTATCCAAACATAAAAAATTTACCCCAAAATAATTTTGCTGTATTCTGTATTCTAATGATCGTTTCCAACCTCGTGTTCTTTATCAAATACCCATTGGAAGCAGGTTATTTAATTCCATCAGTTCCCTTTGTTCTTATTCTCTTACAATATATATTGAATGACAAACTGATAAAGCCAGTATTAACGGCATTATTTCTATCTCCTTTTTTGATCCATGTAACCGCAAAGAAAGTTCAGCTTACAGGAGGCGTATTTATCAATGAAAACTATGAAGATCAGGAATTAGCATACTGTAAAGATGTTATTCGTGAAATCAAAATACATGCTGCGAAACAACCTGCTATTTTTCACTTAGGGAATTTTTCTGAACAGATTGCACTGATGGGGAATTTTCAGAAAAACAGCAATATTAAGATCGTTAAATATCTCAGCCCAAAGGATCAGGAAGATATTATTCATAAAAAACTTCCACTCTATTATATTGATACCGGAAATGCAAAGGAAGAAAACAGCAAAACCCATATGCTGGATCGATATGGAATATTATTTCACAAAGATTTTGAACTAAAAAGATAA
- a CDS encoding PKD domain-containing protein, whose translation MKNTTYFSRQHIFRWLLLCWLLVPWGLQAQSSTHITWDSQVGCQNFRGEKGAGDNSVAASDIDSGTCVRVCEGSKVKYTAHGSNISFVAWIPTGGVLQTTSGGANLTAEILWGSAGAGSLQATVTFTDGTVETQDICIEKINKPSADFNLVNLKDIVCKNTEVHFDNLSHANGGTDIVNYFWDFGDGTTSTAFEPSHTYTQAGGVTVTLTVTNKCGCSETTYQKIEITEAPPVQISCASVVCEGSAERYSVKNGCKGEWKVIGGSWHNISENEIEVKWDSVDPEDGFGYVMYKSECGCPVWTTVKIPVILNTARIKGESVVCLGKQYTYSLPQWPTTHIDWDVTGPAPGQLTYNQQRNEILFTGNVPGTYTLTASYKNTLLLCGGNAQKTIVVEAPVTISGGKEEICVGTPQTFTATPNVPVIWNVTLNGGVVYTSPQPTTAALDYPFLTPGNYVITAIRGGCESNPILIKVVSIPRPPRGFILGEAVVCPGRPYTYSLVAPQPAGVIPVWSVTNGTIQGSNAGNSVTVIFNAGAPSYSVSVAYRTNSPAACLSKPISFDIKPMDINKIFIKPNSGPFCPSSTQSFEAYLDDIVPDSMEWSFENPNFGSFISGQGTPFVTVNINEVAANIYSTNLKLEVVVCGQKKVFLMPVSKLALPVINFTNIGKICLGSDLHFTVDQGGITSATGVTFTFANGTTHPATFNSSGVYDFPNNGYIQNNTGGNVSQIVTVTYTGTNGCAYEPKATASFIILPETIITVSPVYNLMVCDDYPLQPYTLTANSSTGLTNIVEWQWFKNGAPIGVTTNSYTLSGTGLAGTYKVRAKDINGCYVYSQEIKVINSCPTASSCTTPPMVSFTPKWTGCNTITVNNLNVSIPPDEIQWVSNSVLTLVSAQGQPTATFQTNLAGAHIVSVRLRYGTCWYSTSFEVRKLYEPKLNIGQVCSGNGYNVTLYNSSSIFEVNPSSIEYRFSMAGQPDQIGQTATYNNMAPGTYTFTMKVSVPSQPSLPACTITKTITLAPVPSTNFLLPFKACKGEVITLSPSSYTSGNIYTWSFDGTSYVTSQQNMNVTFNTAGVKSVSLMIKTPQGCEYNSIVRNITVYEANLNGNLTPPNAVACEGTSPLISFVPSGTVPSGYIWMNGNVQVPGAPNSMNFVPTQSGNYWPILISAEGCMTNVMSVKAVGVAFKKPPYVNISGQSNVCANSQITLKGILTDNTLEYRWKRNGVPLSTGWITVQPVTYTVSGLSAGTYTYTLEARVPGTTDCSGSKDFVVTVSNPPAAPTVTYTQIGCQPYKIQLTASGPANGEYNWSNGMSGQTITVDEGGKYKVIYTAPSGCKVFGMVDVPLSIESLMWVFPTGCYSYCREKDRYILGPKGNFDYHQWERFGVSLQNGTNTFISPFSFIDSPGTYRLRIDQSAGGMYCRYYSGAMNYYPGKDCGIETQCNFEVDITAFKWDGDHYNVHGTIFNAGSQPAMLDISSLNGYGTYFPSMITIPAGGTYDMNANPLAFYPNASFPGGYDAILFLGQDDCKFVGEPKIIGKSVFAKTGNTPSLTTDSSLKLMPNPAKDIVRVSYDTGNEKLLATQIKVFDTMGNIKYQKELKSSSGEVSVDVSHWLQSTYIVIVQAGEKSLQGKLIKN comes from the coding sequence ATGAAAAACACTACTTATTTTAGTAGGCAGCACATCTTCAGATGGCTCCTACTATGCTGGCTCCTTGTACCTTGGGGGCTGCAAGCACAATCATCAACCCATATTACCTGGGACTCTCAGGTCGGATGTCAGAACTTCCGTGGAGAAAAAGGGGCAGGAGATAATTCTGTTGCTGCTTCAGATATTGATTCCGGTACTTGTGTCCGGGTCTGTGAAGGAAGCAAAGTGAAATATACTGCTCATGGCTCGAATATTAGTTTTGTCGCATGGATACCTACCGGTGGAGTGCTGCAGACTACATCAGGAGGTGCCAATCTTACTGCTGAAATCTTATGGGGAAGTGCTGGAGCGGGATCTTTACAGGCGACAGTTACATTTACTGATGGAACTGTTGAAACCCAGGATATCTGCATCGAGAAAATAAATAAACCTTCTGCAGACTTTAATCTCGTTAATCTGAAAGATATTGTATGTAAAAATACTGAGGTTCATTTTGACAATTTATCTCATGCGAATGGAGGTACTGATATTGTTAATTATTTCTGGGATTTTGGTGATGGAACCACATCTACAGCTTTTGAACCCTCTCATACTTATACACAGGCTGGAGGAGTTACGGTTACTTTAACTGTAACCAACAAATGTGGATGCTCAGAAACAACGTATCAAAAAATAGAAATCACAGAAGCTCCACCAGTACAGATTAGCTGTGCTTCAGTGGTATGTGAAGGGAGTGCCGAAAGATACAGTGTGAAGAATGGCTGTAAAGGAGAATGGAAAGTGATTGGAGGATCATGGCATAATATCTCTGAAAACGAAATCGAAGTAAAATGGGATAGTGTAGATCCTGAAGATGGTTTTGGCTATGTGATGTATAAATCTGAATGTGGCTGCCCAGTGTGGACTACAGTTAAGATTCCTGTCATTCTAAATACTGCAAGAATTAAAGGAGAATCAGTAGTATGTTTAGGAAAACAATACACGTATTCGCTTCCACAGTGGCCAACTACTCACATTGACTGGGATGTAACAGGACCTGCGCCAGGTCAGTTGACTTATAACCAGCAAAGAAATGAAATTCTTTTCACTGGAAATGTTCCAGGTACCTACACTCTTACTGCTTCCTATAAAAATACTTTATTATTATGTGGAGGTAATGCACAAAAAACGATTGTTGTAGAAGCGCCTGTAACCATATCAGGAGGAAAAGAGGAGATCTGTGTGGGAACACCACAGACATTTACAGCTACACCTAATGTTCCGGTGATCTGGAATGTTACTTTAAACGGTGGAGTGGTATATACGTCACCACAACCTACTACTGCGGCTCTTGATTATCCTTTCTTAACACCAGGAAATTATGTGATTACAGCAATCAGAGGAGGATGTGAAAGTAATCCAATATTGATTAAGGTGGTGAGTATTCCTAGGCCGCCAAGAGGGTTTATCTTGGGAGAGGCAGTAGTATGCCCAGGCAGACCTTATACTTATTCACTTGTGGCACCTCAGCCCGCTGGAGTAATTCCTGTATGGAGTGTTACGAATGGTACTATCCAGGGAAGTAATGCAGGTAATAGTGTTACTGTTATCTTTAATGCGGGAGCACCTTCTTATTCAGTATCTGTTGCTTATAGAACGAATAGCCCGGCAGCTTGTCTGTCTAAGCCAATTTCATTTGATATAAAACCAATGGATATTAATAAAATCTTTATTAAGCCGAATTCAGGACCTTTCTGTCCAAGCAGTACACAGAGCTTTGAAGCTTATTTAGATGATATTGTTCCGGACTCTATGGAATGGAGTTTTGAAAACCCTAATTTCGGAAGTTTTATATCCGGGCAAGGCACTCCATTTGTGACGGTAAATATTAACGAGGTTGCGGCTAACATATATTCAACTAACCTGAAACTGGAAGTTGTGGTATGCGGACAGAAAAAGGTATTTTTAATGCCAGTAAGCAAACTGGCTCTTCCTGTAATTAACTTTACGAACATTGGAAAAATTTGTTTAGGTTCAGATCTTCATTTCACAGTTGATCAGGGAGGAATTACTTCTGCTACAGGGGTAACGTTTACTTTTGCTAATGGGACTACTCATCCGGCAACATTCAATTCTTCTGGAGTCTATGATTTCCCGAATAACGGATATATTCAGAATAATACAGGAGGTAACGTTTCTCAAATAGTTACTGTGACTTATACAGGAACGAATGGCTGTGCATATGAGCCAAAAGCAACTGCAAGTTTCATCATTCTTCCTGAAACGATTATTACGGTTTCACCGGTGTATAATCTTATGGTTTGTGATGATTATCCTTTACAGCCTTATACGCTTACTGCTAACAGCTCTACAGGTCTTACGAATATTGTGGAGTGGCAATGGTTTAAGAATGGGGCTCCAATAGGAGTTACTACTAACTCATATACCTTATCGGGAACCGGCCTGGCAGGAACTTATAAGGTAAGAGCTAAAGATATTAATGGTTGCTATGTATATTCACAGGAGATCAAAGTAATCAATTCATGCCCAACAGCTAGTAGTTGTACAACACCTCCTATGGTGAGTTTTACCCCAAAATGGACTGGATGCAATACAATTACAGTCAATAATTTAAATGTAAGTATTCCTCCAGATGAGATCCAATGGGTATCTAATAGTGTTCTTACGTTGGTAAGTGCTCAGGGACAGCCTACAGCCACATTCCAAACTAATCTTGCCGGAGCGCATATTGTGAGCGTACGTTTAAGATATGGTACATGTTGGTATTCAACAAGTTTTGAGGTTCGAAAACTGTATGAGCCTAAGCTTAATATTGGTCAGGTTTGTAGCGGTAACGGATATAATGTTACTTTATATAACTCATCGTCCATATTTGAGGTTAACCCTAGCTCTATAGAATATAGATTCAGTATGGCAGGACAGCCGGATCAGATTGGGCAAACGGCTACCTATAACAATATGGCGCCAGGTACTTACACCTTTACGATGAAGGTATCTGTACCATCACAACCATCATTGCCAGCATGTACGATTACGAAAACAATTACACTGGCGCCAGTTCCAAGCACGAATTTCTTGCTTCCATTTAAGGCATGTAAAGGTGAGGTAATTACCCTTTCACCAAGCTCATATACTTCTGGGAATATCTATACATGGTCTTTTGACGGAACCTCTTATGTGACTTCACAACAGAATATGAATGTTACATTCAATACTGCAGGAGTGAAGAGTGTAAGTTTGATGATTAAAACTCCTCAAGGTTGTGAGTATAATTCTATTGTACGTAACATTACTGTCTATGAAGCTAATTTAAATGGAAATCTTACTCCACCAAATGCAGTAGCATGTGAAGGAACTTCTCCATTGATCTCATTTGTGCCTTCAGGTACAGTACCTTCAGGTTATATTTGGATGAATGGTAATGTTCAGGTGCCGGGTGCGCCAAACTCAATGAATTTTGTACCAACACAATCAGGGAACTATTGGCCGATATTGATTTCAGCAGAAGGCTGTATGACTAATGTAATGAGCGTTAAAGCGGTAGGTGTTGCATTTAAAAAACCTCCGTATGTAAATATATCTGGACAATCAAATGTTTGTGCTAATAGCCAAATAACGCTTAAAGGTATTTTAACGGATAATACTTTAGAATACAGATGGAAAAGGAATGGAGTTCCATTGTCAACAGGATGGATTACTGTTCAGCCGGTTACTTATACTGTAAGTGGATTATCAGCAGGTACTTATACCTATACTTTAGAAGCACGTGTGCCAGGAACTACAGACTGTTCAGGCTCTAAAGATTTTGTTGTTACAGTGAGCAATCCACCGGCAGCTCCTACGGTAACCTATACTCAGATAGGATGCCAGCCTTACAAAATTCAACTTACAGCGTCCGGGCCTGCAAATGGTGAATATAACTGGAGTAATGGAATGTCTGGGCAGACCATTACAGTAGATGAAGGAGGAAAATATAAAGTAATCTATACCGCACCAAGTGGCTGTAAAGTATTTGGCATGGTAGATGTACCATTGAGCATCGAAAGCCTGATGTGGGTATTCCCTACAGGATGTTACAGCTATTGTAGAGAAAAAGATCGTTATATTTTAGGACCAAAAGGTAACTTTGATTACCACCAATGGGAAAGATTCGGAGTTAGTTTACAAAATGGGACTAATACTTTCATCAGCCCATTCAGTTTTATTGATTCACCTGGAACTTACAGGTTGAGAATTGATCAGTCTGCTGGTGGAATGTATTGCAGATATTATTCAGGAGCAATGAACTATTATCCTGGAAAAGACTGCGGTATAGAAACACAATGTAACTTTGAAGTTGATATTACTGCATTCAAGTGGGATGGTGATCATTATAATGTTCATGGAACAATATTCAATGCAGGCAGCCAACCGGCAATGCTTGATATTTCAAGTCTTAACGGATATGGAACCTATTTTCCATCTATGATTACTATTCCGGCAGGAGGTACCTATGATATGAATGCCAATCCATTGGCCTTCTATCCTAATGCCAGCTTCCCTGGTGGATATGATGCAATCTTATTCTTAGGACAAGATGATTGTAAGTTTGTGGGTGAACCAAAAATTATAGGTAAATCTGTTTTTGCCAAGACAGGAAACACACCAAGTCTTACTACAGATTCTTCTCTGAAACTGATGCCAAATCCGGCGAAGGATATCGTGAGGGTTTCGTATGATACCGGTAATGAGAAATTACTGGCAACACAGATCAAGGTTTTTGATACCATGGGGAATATCAAATACCAGAAAGAACTGAAGTCATCTTCAGGAGAAGTAAGTGTAGACGTTTCCCACTGGCTGCAGAGTACATACATTGTTATTGTGCAGGCAGGAGAAAAATCATTGCAAGGCAAATTGATTAAAAACTAA
- a CDS encoding phospholipase D-like domain-containing protein, which translates to MYYKEKKKYYFKIDTENSEGVEVFVGQNAGNQLNKDILDAKAEVLIISPYIDEVKVDDLLMLKNRNINVRLAFSDLRPEQYGSVLRKLIHQNRVTDVKKKEKRESLKNLFFLSSIILFCLGIFALIYFGIHLVDDLTNSNNLVALLIAIPSLYGFFRCWEKKTEIEKMEIYTYHYSENLNFKYIRNNRYDNKFLHSKIYIIDRKVAYLGSLNYTKSGFTSNFESRIRITQREKVNELVHFVHDIFEDNVNLKKHELFYLGRQIYNEEMY; encoded by the coding sequence GTGTATTATAAGGAAAAGAAAAAATATTATTTTAAGATCGATACTGAAAACAGTGAAGGCGTTGAAGTCTTCGTAGGTCAAAATGCAGGAAATCAATTAAATAAAGACATTCTGGATGCAAAAGCAGAAGTTCTCATCATCTCTCCCTATATTGATGAAGTAAAGGTGGATGATCTTCTGATGCTGAAGAACAGAAATATCAATGTGAGATTGGCATTCAGTGATCTTCGACCTGAACAGTACGGAAGTGTATTACGAAAGCTGATCCACCAGAATCGGGTGACAGATGTAAAGAAAAAGGAGAAAAGGGAAAGCCTGAAAAATCTTTTCTTTTTATCTTCTATTATTCTATTCTGTCTGGGAATCTTTGCTCTGATTTATTTCGGGATCCATCTTGTTGATGATCTTACCAATTCAAACAATCTGGTTGCCCTTTTAATTGCTATTCCCTCTCTGTATGGATTTTTCAGATGCTGGGAAAAGAAAACAGAAATTGAAAAAATGGAAATTTACACTTATCATTATTCTGAAAATTTAAATTTCAAATACATAAGGAATAACCGTTATGACAATAAATTCTTGCATTCTAAGATTTATATAATTGATAGAAAAGTAGCCTATCTAGGTTCATTGAATTATACCAAAAGTGGATTTACTTCTAATTTTGAATCCAGGATCAGAATTACCCAAAGGGAAAAAGTCAATGAATTGGTTCATTTTGTTCATGATATTTTTGAAGATAATGTGAATCTTAAAAAACATGAGCTTTTCTATCTTGGAAGACAAATTTACAATGAAGAAATGTATTGA
- a CDS encoding helix-turn-helix transcriptional regulator, with translation MDIFIKTHKVYNIPFMYEAMAETYGYLGDQEKEAEFNNKFTHAKEQLSQNQNNTVNLLIDKLLTEKEVSAQTFKFNTIIFSGLMLLIVILIAFLLYKKLNRVKKQIIDESSDLKHNITRLQNENETLNHKISENNSELMMLAESNDSSFLTRFQELYPNFIEALLKRNSDLSSADLSLCAMIKLDFSSKQIASYMSIEHKSAQQKKYRLRKKLDIPSEEDFLIFFERLENDEDLENKKE, from the coding sequence TTGGATATCTTTATCAAAACTCATAAGGTGTATAATATTCCTTTTATGTATGAAGCTATGGCAGAAACCTATGGCTACCTGGGAGATCAAGAGAAAGAGGCAGAATTCAATAATAAATTCACCCACGCCAAAGAACAATTATCACAAAATCAGAATAACACTGTCAATTTGCTTATTGACAAATTACTGACTGAAAAAGAAGTCTCTGCACAGACTTTTAAATTCAATACCATTATCTTTTCAGGCTTGATGTTACTAATAGTCATACTCATTGCCTTTTTGCTATATAAAAAACTGAACCGGGTTAAAAAACAGATCATCGATGAAAGCTCTGACTTAAAGCACAATATAACGCGTTTGCAAAATGAAAATGAAACCTTGAATCATAAAATCAGTGAAAACAATAGTGAACTGATGATGCTGGCAGAAAGTAACGATTCTTCATTCTTAACCCGATTTCAGGAACTCTACCCCAATTTCATTGAAGCATTACTCAAAAGAAATAGCGATCTCTCTTCTGCAGATCTCTCGTTATGTGCTATGATAAAGCTTGATTTCAGTTCTAAGCAGATTGCTTCTTATATGTCCATTGAACACAAATCTGCTCAGCAGAAAAAATACAGATTAAGAAAAAAGCTTGATATCCCAAGTGAAGAAGATTTTCTGATCTTCTTCGAAAGATTAGAGAATGATGAAGATCTCGAAAACAAAAAAGAATAA
- a CDS encoding DUF1826 domain-containing protein: MTNIFSDNHQVDVVSTFAELVNNNFQGNINAMCWYRKLDGDFKEIVSKLQLKDNITEISTEDLLRLELSEEGNMAREIILNDLQLLTDFGASPSLNLLKNYERDEEFSFISTDVYSYHVDRSPIGTDTFLCTYFGASSDILPNEQAVPKIDVPEIREKLKELHDGPEEFEDFLKDCFFDLHYQAKPNAEPTNLGLGHLWRLAVDHPEQKVLPCVHRAPVENEGEYRLLLIC, encoded by the coding sequence ATGACCAATATATTTTCTGACAATCATCAAGTAGATGTGGTTTCTACGTTTGCTGAACTTGTAAATAATAATTTTCAGGGAAATATCAATGCTATGTGCTGGTACAGGAAATTAGATGGAGATTTTAAAGAAATTGTTTCCAAACTTCAATTAAAAGATAATATTACTGAAATTTCTACTGAAGATCTTTTAAGATTAGAACTCTCAGAGGAAGGAAATATGGCCAGAGAGATAATCCTGAATGATTTACAATTATTAACTGATTTCGGAGCGTCACCTTCTCTTAATCTGCTTAAAAATTATGAACGGGATGAAGAATTCAGTTTTATTTCAACGGATGTTTATTCATATCATGTGGATCGATCACCCATTGGAACAGATACTTTTTTATGTACTTATTTTGGGGCTTCGAGTGACATATTGCCCAATGAACAGGCTGTACCCAAAATAGATGTTCCTGAAATTCGGGAAAAACTCAAGGAATTACATGATGGACCTGAAGAATTTGAAGACTTTCTAAAGGACTGTTTTTTTGATCTGCATTATCAGGCTAAACCCAATGCAGAACCTACCAATCTAGGATTAGGACATCTTTGGAGGCTGGCTGTAGATCATCCTGAACAAAAAGTTCTGCCTTGTGTACATAGAGCTCCTGTTGAAAACGAAGGTGAATACCGCCTGCTTTTGATTTGTTAA